A stretch of DNA from Marinobacter sp. ANT_B65:
CGTGCGTAGCAGTACAGTATTACCGCACGGCACAGGCAAAACCGTTCGTGTTGCAGTCTTCACTCAGGGTGCAAACGCCGAGAAGGCAACTGCAGCTGGTGCTGACATTGTTGGTATGGACGACCTTGCTGAGGAAGTCAAAAAGGGCAATATGGATTTCGATGTGGTAATTGCCACTCCGGACGCCATGCGTGTTGTTGGTCAGTTGGGTCAGATTCTAGGGCCTCGCGGGCTGATGCCTAACCCTAAAGTGGGTACTGTTACTCCTGACGTTGAGACTGCGGTCAAAAACGCCAAGGCTGGTCAGGTACGTTACCGTACTGACAAGAACGGTATTATCCACTCTCCATTGGGTAATGTTGAATTCTCTGCGCAGAACATCAAGGAAAACCTTGAGTCTCTGATCGCGGATCTGAAAAAGGCCAAACCATCGGCGGCGAAAGGCGTGTATCTCAAGAAGATCACACTTTCCTCGACTATGGGTCCTGGCCTGACTATCGATCAAAGCGGTCTGGAAATCTGATCTCTTGGTCGGTAGTTACTTTGTAGTCTGGGCGGAAGCCAAGGCTGTCAAAGACCGCAGGCCCCTGAAGTCTCCGGACTGGAAGGGTTAAAGCAACGCCTGCGCAGACGGTGTGAAGACGTTCTCTCTGAACCCAAACACCGTTAAGGCGCCCTCAGGAAGCAGATTGTAGTCGCTTCCAGGGTAATGATGGGTTTGCCGGGAATACCCCCGGCGAAATCGAGGAGAAATCCAGTGGCAATTAGACTCGAAGACAAGAAAGCGATCGTCGCTGAAGTCAACGAGACTGCCGGTGGTGCTCTGTCTGTTGTTCTGGCTGACTATCGTGGTGTTACCTCCGGTGACATGACGGCTCTTCGTGCCAAAGCTCGTGCCGAGAATGTGCAACTCCGGGTTGTTCGTAACAACCTTGCGAAAATTGCAATTCGTGGTACTGAGTTTGAGTGCATTGATGAAGCTTTGGTTGGCCCGACAATTTTGGCGTTCTCAATGGAAGATCCTGGCGCAGCAGCACGCTTGCTGAAGGATTTTGCAAAAGAGAATGACGCATTCGAGATTAAAGGACTGGCAGTCGGCGGTGAGCTGATGAGCGCAGACCAGATCGATCGTCTTGCCAAGCTGCCAACACGTCATCAAGCGTTGACGATGCTGGCTGCAGTAACACAGGCACCAATCACCAAGCTGGCACGGACACTGAACGAAGTTCCTTCGAAAGTGACCCGCGCTGTAGCGGCAGTTCGCGACCAGAAGCAAGAAGCTGCTTGATTCTGTTGAACACCATTTTTATATTTTTGGGAGAAAGTCATGGCTCTGTCTAACGAAGACATTTTAAACGCAATTGCAGAAATGAGCGTAATGGACGTTGTAGCGCTGGTTGAAGCAATGGAAGAGAAGTTCGGCGTATCTGCCGCTGCTGCTGTTGCTGCTGCTCCTGCAGCTGCTGGCGAAGCTGCTGCTGCCGAAGAAAAGACCGAATTTGACGTTGTTCTGACCGGTGTCGGTGAGAAGAAAGTTAACGTTATCAAGGCTGTTCGTGAACTGACCGGCCTGGGTCTGAAAGAAGCGAAAGAAATGGTTGATGGCGCGCCTACAACTGTTAAAGAAGCTGCGAGCAAAGACGACGCAGAAGCGGCCAAAACCAAGCTTGAGGAAGCAGGCGCTTCTGTTGAGCTTAAGTAAGAGTCGGCTGTTGATCGAAACTGCGCTTCAAGCGTAGACAGGCTGGTGGCCTTTGTGCCACCGGCCTTTTTCTGTTGTATATGCTATAGAGTCTGGTTGGCACTTGCAGGTTGTTATTGGATCTGTGAAAGGCTGCCGGAGTCTTTGTTCAAGACGGCGCGATAAGCCGAGCAATTCGGCCCCGAAGCAAAACATTGGTTGCTTCTTGATACCAGGTATCAGGTCTAAAGCTGGGGAATGCAGATGACTTACTCCTATACTGAGAAAAAGCGGATTCGCAAAGATTTTAGTAAATTGCCTTCCGTGATGGATGTCCCCTATTTGCTGTCTATTCAGCTGGATTCATTCCGGGACTTCCTGCAAATGGAAGCCGCCCCTGGAGACCGTCGGGAAACCGGTCTTCATGCAGCATTCAAATCCGTATTCCCGATTGCCAGCTACTCTGGCAATGCTGCCCTCGAATACGTGAGCTACCGCATTGGTGAGCCCGTATTCGATGTCAAGGAATGCCAGCTTAGGGGCGTGACTTATGCGGCCCCGCTGAGAGTTAAAGTCCGCCTTATCATTTATGATAGGGAGTCGTCCAACAAGGCGATCAAGGACATCAAAGAGCAGGAAGTCTACATGGGCGAAATGCCCCTGATGACCGAGAATGGTACCTTTGTTATTAATGGTACCGAGCGAGTTATAGTTTCCCAGCTCCACCGCTCTCCCGGTGTGTTCTTTGATCATGATAAAGGTAAGACTCATTCATCTGGCAAGCTGTTGTACTCGGCCCGGGTGATTCCTTACCGTGGTTCGTGGCTCGATTTTGAGTTCGACCCGAAAGATTCCGTTTTCGTCCGCATCGACCGTCGACGCAAACTGCCTGCTTCGATCCTCCTGCGCGCGCTCGGTTACACCTCTGAGCAAATGCTGGAGATGTTCTTTGAAACCAGTAAGTTCGCTTTGGGTGCAGAAACCTGCAAGCTGGAACTGGTGCCAAGCCGGCTTCGCGGTGATATCGCGACATTTGATATCAAGGATAACGACGGCAAGCTGATTGTTGAAGAAGGTCGTCGGATTACAGCCCGTCACATCAAGCAGCTTGAAAAAGCCGGTATCAATGAGCTTGAGGTTCCTACCGAGTATCTGTACGGCCGGGTTCTGGCCAAGGATATGATTGATCAGGCGACTGGTGAGGTTCTGGTTGAGTGTAATGCCGAGCTGAGCGAAGAGGTTGTGACCAAGATTCTGGATGCTGGTGTAACAGAGATCGAAACTCTTTATACCAATGATCTGGACTGTGGTCCGTTCATGTCGGATACCTTGCGTATTGATCCAACTCGTAGCCCGCTTGAGGCTCTGGTTGAAATCTACAGGATGATGCGTCCTGGAGAGCCCCCCACCAAGGACTCTGCCGAAAACCTGTTTAACAATCTTTTCTTCTCCGCTGAGCGTTACGACTTGTCAGCAGTGGGCCGGATGAAGCTTAACCGTCGCCTGCGTCGGGAAGAGAGTACGGGTGAAGGAACGCTGACTCACGAAGATATAATCGATGTTCTTAAAACATTGATCGATATCCGTAACGGGCAGGGGAATGTCGATGACATCGATAACCTGGGTAACCGTCGCGTCCGTTGTGTTGGTGAGATGGCTGAAAACCAGTTCCGTGTAGGCCTGGTTCGTGTTGAGCGTGCTGTTCGTGAGCGTCTGAGTCTGGCCGAGAGTGAAGGCCTGATGCCTCAGGATCTGATCAACGCCAAGCCGGTTGCGGCTGCCGTCAAGGAATTCTTTGGCTCCAGCCAGCTGTCCCAGTTCATGGATCAGAATAACCCGCTGTCAGAGGTTACTCATAAACGTCGTATTTCGGCGCTTGGGCCAGGTGGCCTGACCCGTGAGCGTGCCGGGTTTGAGGTTCGTGACGTTCACCCGACGCATTACGGTCGAGTGTGTCCGATCGAGACGCCTGAGGGGCCGA
This window harbors:
- the rplA gene encoding 50S ribosomal protein L1; translated protein: MSKLSKRQKLILEKTDSTRSYSIDEAVSLLVELGQSVKFKESLDVAINLGVDARKSDQVVRSSTVLPHGTGKTVRVAVFTQGANAEKATAAGADIVGMDDLAEEVKKGNMDFDVVIATPDAMRVVGQLGQILGPRGLMPNPKVGTVTPDVETAVKNAKAGQVRYRTDKNGIIHSPLGNVEFSAQNIKENLESLIADLKKAKPSAAKGVYLKKITLSSTMGPGLTIDQSGLEI
- the rplL gene encoding 50S ribosomal protein L7/L12; the protein is MALSNEDILNAIAEMSVMDVVALVEAMEEKFGVSAAAAVAAAPAAAGEAAAAEEKTEFDVVLTGVGEKKVNVIKAVRELTGLGLKEAKEMVDGAPTTVKEAASKDDAEAAKTKLEEAGASVELK
- the rplJ gene encoding 50S ribosomal protein L10 codes for the protein MAIRLEDKKAIVAEVNETAGGALSVVLADYRGVTSGDMTALRAKARAENVQLRVVRNNLAKIAIRGTEFECIDEALVGPTILAFSMEDPGAAARLLKDFAKENDAFEIKGLAVGGELMSADQIDRLAKLPTRHQALTMLAAVTQAPITKLARTLNEVPSKVTRAVAAVRDQKQEAA